In Rothia mucilaginosa, one genomic interval encodes:
- the lgt gene encoding prolipoprotein diacylglyceryl transferase codes for MSDVLSLASVPVANVLASIPLGSIPSPSVSYLQLGPFRVHFYALCILAGMAVCLWLGSRRWKAAGGTPERVFDVAMWAIPAGIIGARAYHVLITDPGSYFGPNVADPWAFLKIWEGGIGIMGAVSVGALGAWYGCRRYGMNFPAFADAVAPGILLAQAFGRWGNWFNQELFGKPTTLPWGLEISASSGNFPPQYPAGTLFHPTFLYESLWNLLGVALLLWLGRKGVLKLGQTLWLYVFYYGVGRLFIEMFLRIDTSEMLWGVRIHVWTALLLVLLGAAGFVVAGRRAAAKAAAGIEPAPAEFAPKSAADESAEDVEEKASEKEESNEDSDSSESSTKGS; via the coding sequence ATGTCTGATGTGCTGTCGCTGGCGAGTGTGCCGGTAGCTAACGTGCTGGCTTCGATTCCGCTGGGTTCGATTCCTTCGCCGAGCGTTTCGTACCTGCAGCTGGGTCCGTTCCGTGTGCATTTCTATGCCCTGTGTATTCTTGCGGGTATGGCGGTGTGCTTGTGGTTGGGTTCTCGCCGTTGGAAGGCGGCGGGTGGTACCCCTGAGCGCGTTTTTGACGTGGCGATGTGGGCTATTCCGGCGGGCATTATTGGTGCCCGCGCCTACCACGTGCTGATTACTGACCCGGGTAGCTATTTCGGCCCGAATGTTGCTGATCCGTGGGCTTTCCTGAAGATTTGGGAGGGCGGCATTGGCATTATGGGTGCCGTGTCGGTCGGTGCGTTGGGCGCCTGGTATGGTTGCCGCCGCTATGGCATGAATTTCCCGGCTTTTGCGGATGCGGTAGCGCCGGGTATTCTGCTGGCTCAGGCGTTTGGCCGCTGGGGTAACTGGTTCAACCAGGAGCTGTTCGGTAAGCCGACGACTTTGCCGTGGGGCCTGGAGATTAGCGCTTCGAGCGGTAATTTCCCGCCTCAGTATCCGGCGGGTACGCTGTTCCATCCGACGTTCCTGTACGAGTCGCTGTGGAACTTGCTGGGTGTGGCGTTGTTGCTGTGGCTGGGCCGTAAGGGCGTGCTGAAGCTGGGTCAGACTCTGTGGCTGTACGTGTTCTACTACGGTGTGGGTCGCCTCTTCATTGAGATGTTCTTGCGTATTGATACCTCGGAGATGCTTTGGGGCGTTCGTATTCACGTGTGGACTGCTCTGCTGCTGGTTCTGCTGGGTGCTGCTGGTTTTGTGGTGGCTGGTCGTCGTGCGGCGGCGAAGGCTGCTGCGGGTATTGAGCCGGCTCCTGCGGAGTTCGCTCCGAAGTCTGCCGCAGATGAGTCTGCTGAGGACGTTGAGGAGAAGGCATCCGAGAAGGAAGAATCCAATGAGGATTCTGACTCTTCTGAGTCTTCGACAAAGGGCTCTTAG